The proteins below come from a single Acinonyx jubatus isolate Ajub_Pintada_27869175 chromosome A1, VMU_Ajub_asm_v1.0, whole genome shotgun sequence genomic window:
- the RETREG1 gene encoding reticulophagy regulator 1 isoform X2: protein MPEGDDFGPGQSWEVINSKPDERPRLSHCIAESWMNFSLFLQEMSLFKQQSPGKFCLLVCSVCTFFTVLGSYIPGVILSYLLLLCAFLCPLFKCNDIGQKIYSKIKSVLLKLDFGIGEYINQKKRKRSEADKEKSHKEDSELDLSALCPKISLTVAAKELSVSDTDVSEVSWTDNGTFNLSEGYTPQTDTSDDLDRPSEEVFSRDLSDFPSVENGMGTNDEDEFSLGLPTELRRKKEQLDSGPRANKERQSAAGLTLPLSSDQTFHLMRNLAGDTITAAVTAAIKEQLEGAAKQALSQAAPSPGDDTDTEEGDDFELLDQSELDQIESELGLAQDQEAEAQQSKKASGFLSNLLGGGH, encoded by the exons ctGGGAAGTTATCAATTCCAAACCAGATGAAAGACCGAGGCTCAGCCACTGTATTGCAGAATCATGGATGAATTTCAGCTTATTTCTTCAAGAAATGTCTCTTTTTAAACAGCAGAGCCCCGGCAAG TTTTGTCTCCTGGTCTGCAGTGTGTGCACATTTTTTACGGTCTTGGGAAGTTACATTCCTGGGGTTATACTCAGCTATCTACTGT TATTGTGTGCATTTTTGTGTCCACTGTTTAAGTGTAATGATATTGGACAAAAAATATACAGCAAAATCAAGTCAGTTCTGCTGAAACTAGATTTTGGAATTGGAGAATATATTAATCAGAAGAAACGTAAGAGATCTG aagcagataaagaaaaaagtcacaaagagGACAGTGAATTAGACCTTTCAGCTCTTTGTCCTAag ATTAGCCTCACGGTTGCTGCTAAAGAGTTGTCTGTGTCTGACACGGACGTATCTGAGGTCTCCTGGACTGACAATGGGACCTTCAACCTTTCAGAAGGATACACTCCACAGACAGACACTTCTGATG ATCTCGACCGGCCTAGCGAAGAAGTTTTCTCTCGAGACCTTTCCGATTTTCCATCTGTAGAAAATGGCATGGGAACAAACGATGAAGATGAATTCAGCCTTGGCTTGCCCACTGAGCTCAGGAGAAAAAAGGAGCAGCTGGACAGCGGTCCCAGAGCAAACAAAGAGAGGCAGTCCGCCGCTGGCCTCACCCTTCCGCTGAGCAGTGACCAAACCTTTCACTTGATGCGCAACCTGGCCGGGGACACCATCACAGCCGCAGTGACGGCTGCCATCAAAGAGCAGTTAGAGGGCGCCGCGAAGCAAGCACTCTCTCAGGCTGCCCCCAGCCCGGGAGACGACACAGACACAGAAGAAGGTGATGACTTTGAACTACTTGACCAGTCAGAGCTTGATCAAATTGAGAGTGAATTGGGACTTGCACAAGACCAAGAAGCAGAAGCACAGCAAAGTAAGAAGGCTTCGGGCTTCCTTTCAAATCTACTCGGAGGAGGCCATTAG